Below is a genomic region from Demequina sp..
GGGTGCAGCCAGACTTCTTTGTCACGGACGGCGTGTGGGCGGGCCCGTTCACCGCGGACGGTGCGGCGCGCAAGGTGCCCGGCGACGTGGCGATCGGCCTGGCGCGCAACGCCGGCTTTGAGCAGCTCGTGGTGCCCGACGCTGCGGTTGGCTCCGCGCGCATCGTCGCCGCCGTTGACGGCCGGCTCTACATCGAGGCGACGCAGGCGAACAACCTCTCACTGAAGACCGCGTGGGTCTACGACGTGGAGGCGAGCTCGTGGCTCGAGGTGGGGCCGCTGCCGCCCGCTGGAGCCACGCGGGGGCTGCTCGCAAGCGAAGGCTCCCCAGCGTCGGGCATGACGAGCTTCGCCGTTGCACCCTGATGTGTCAGCGCATCGTGAAAGACTGACGGCGTGACCGAGCCGCTAGACCCGATCCCGCAGGATGCGGAACCCGAGGCGTACGCGACGGAACTGCCGCATGGTCACACCTCGCTGTGGCGAAACCGCCCGTACGTGGCGCTGCTGACGGGAGAGACCGTTGCGGCGGTCGGCGTCGAGATCGCGCAGGTCGCGATCCCGATCATCGCGGTGACCTACCTGGTGGCCACCGAGTTCGAGATCGGCGTGCTCGGTATGGCCGAAGGCATCGCGTTCCTGTTGCTGTCTTTGCCGGTTGGCGCGTGGGTCGACAGGGTGTCGCGCAGGCGCGTCATGATCGGCGCGAACATCGTGCGCGGCCTCGCGATGGCGGCGATCCCGATCATGTACTTCAACTTCCGTGAGTCCTTCGATGTGCCGCAGCTGATGGTCATCGCCCTCATCATCTCCGCGGCAGCGGTCTTCTTCGACACGGCGTACATGTCGATCGTGCCCGCTCTCGTCTCGCGAGATCAGCTCGGGGACGCGAACTCGCGGCTGCAGATCTCCTCAGAAACGGCGCGCGCGGCCGGGCCGGGCCTTGGCGGCCTGCTCGCCAAGGCGATCAGCGCCGCGTGGCTGCCGCTCGCGGCGACCTTCGGATACCTCGTGTCCGCGTTCGCGATCTGGAGGATCCCGGCCGACGAGCCGCCCCCACGCGCACACGACTCGAAGTTCCTCGCGGAGATTCGCGAGGGAATCGAGTTCGTCTTCCGCAACCAGTACATCCGGCCCGTGGTGCTCGCGACCACGGCGTCGAACCTGTTCGGCACCGTCGCCTACACGATGATCCCGGTGCTGCTGCTGCGCCAGCTGGGACTCGGTCCCGCGTCCTACGGCCTGATGCTGACGATCTCCTCCGTTGGCGGCATCGCGGGAGCGTTCTCCGCGCCGTGGTGGATCAAGCGCTTCGGTGAAGGCAAGTCCATTCCGGCCACGTACATCTTCGCTTCCGTGCCGCTGTTCATGATGGCGGCGTCCTTCGCAATGCCGCGACCCGCCGCGATCGCCGTGGTCGCCGTTGCGGGGTTCTGGGGGTCGGCGGCATCGTCGCCTTCAACGTGGTCCAGGTGTCGATGCGGCAGAAGCAGTCGCCGCCGCGCATGCTCGCGCGCATGACCGCGTCGATCCGCACGCTGATCTGGGGCGTCGGCCCGCTTGGCGCGCTGCTGAGCGGCATCGTCGCCACCCACTGGGGGCTCCAGTCGGCCTTCTGGATCGGCGCGATCGGCGAGACGATCGGCGTGCTGTTCCTGGTGTTCTCGCCGCTGTGGCGTCTGCGCAAGGTGCCGGATCCCGACTGGATGGCCGAGGAAGACGCCTCCGCTACGGAGTAGGCGTCCGCGCGTCGTACTCGCGCCAGCCGCGTTGAACCCGCGTGAGCACCGCGATGAGGCCGATGATGATGAGTCCGCCGAACAGCGGGGGGCACCACAGCGCGGCCGCGGTGGCGAAGATTCCCGCGTAGAGGTCGCCGATGCGCGGCCCGCCGGTCACCACGACAATGAACACGCCCTGAAGGCGACCGCGCATCTCGTCGGGCGCCGCCTGGATGATCATGGAGCCGCGGAAGATCGCGCTCACCTCGTCGGACGCGCCCATGCCGGCCATCGCGAATGCGAGGATCAGCAGCGCGGGCCAGTAGATGCCGCCCCAGCCGTTTCCTGGGTGGTGGTCAACCCGCGTCATCCAGTACGCGCCCACCCCGAACAGCAGCACAAACGCGCCGTAGACGGTGATCGCTCGAGCGATCGCAACGCCGTGGCGGTGGATGCGCGCAACCGGTCCGGAGAAGACGCTCGTCAGCGCCGTGCCGACGGCTCCGGCCGCGGTGAGCGCGCCCACCGTGAGCGAGCCGCCGCCGATAACCGTGGCACCGAGCGCGGGAAACAGCACGTACGGGCGCCCAAACGTCATCGCGATGATGTCGACGATGAAGCTGAGGCGGATATTGGGTGACTTCCGCAGGAACTCCATGCCCTCGACGAGCACGTGCCAGCCCGCCTCGACCGGCTCGCCGAGCCGCGGCAGCGACGGCAACGTCCAAATCCCGAGGAAGCCGGCGGAGAACAGCACCGCGTCCACGGCGAACGTCCACGGCAGCCCAACACTCGCCGCGAGGATGCCCGCGAGCGCGGGGCCTACGGTGAGCATGGTGCCGAAGGAGATGCCGTTGAGCGCGTTCGCCCTCGAGATCATGTCCGGCGGCAGGATGCGGCCAACGACGGAGCCGCGCGTGGTCATCATGATGGTGCCCGCGACGGAGTTGATGGTGGTCACCACGTAGAACGGCCACACGGGCGAGTGCGAGCCATTGCCCGCCTCCACCGCCTCCCAGACCGACAGCGCCACGAGCCCGAGCACCGACGCCCATGCCACGAGCGCGGAGATGATGAGCACTCGCCGTCGGTCGAAGACGTCCGCGAGCACGCCGCCCCACAGCCCCGCGATGATCATCGGCACCAGCGCCACGCCGCCGACGAGACCCACCATGAACGTGGACTCCGTCATGTCGTAGATCTGCAGGCCAACTGCCACGGCGGACACGAACGTGCCGATGCCGCTGATGAGCCCCCCCGATCCACAAGCGCGCGAATGCCGGGCTCGCCTTCAGTGGAGCGAAGTCGACCAGGTGGCGCTTGGGAAGGTCCGACGCCGCGGTTGCCTCTTGCGCGTCGGTCACCGGAAGATTCTACGTACGTGCGGGGTTGGGCCTTGCATGCGAGCAATCACCTACGCCGAGTTCGGCGACCTTTCCGTTCTGCAGCTCTCCGACATCCCCGAGCCCACGCCCGGGCCCGACGAGGTGATCGTCGAGGTAAAGGCCGTTGGGCTCAACCCCGTGGACTGGAAGGCGCGACAGGGCTACCTGGAGGGGTCGATCGACACGGTTTTCCCCGCGATTCCTGCGTGGGACGTCGCCGGTGTTGTCACGCGGCTTGGCGCAGACACTCCCGAGTTCGAGGTTGGTGACGAGGTCTTCGCGTACGCACGCAAGGACGTACTGCATGGCGGGATGCTCGCCGAGAAGGCCGCCGTCCCCGTGCGGGCGCTCGCCAAGAAGCCAAGGTCGCTGAGCTTTGTCGAGGCCGCTGCAGTGCCACTTGCGGGACTCACGGCGCTACGCACGGTCCGGCGCGCGCACGTGGAGGCGGGCGACCGAGTCCTCATTCACAACGGCTCGGGCGGCGTCGGATCGTTCGCGATCCAGCTCGCCATCGCGGCCGGGGCAACGGTCACGGCAACCGCCTCCGAGCGAAATCACGACTACGTGCGTTCGCTCGGCGCAACCCCGATCACGTATGGCGACGGCGTCGCCGACCGCGCGCTCGACGTGCATCCGGAAGGCTACGACGTGGTGCTGGACTACATCGGTAAGGAGGCGGTTGAGGCGAGCGCGCCGCTCTTGCGCTCGGGATCCCGCCTCGTGACGATCGCGGCGGGCAAGTCGGCGATCGAACTGGGCGGGTCAGTGGTGTGGGTGCGACCAGACTCCGCGGCGCTGGGCGAACTCGCCGAACTGATCGACGAAGGCAAAGTCCGCGTCGAGGTTGCGCGCACCTACCCCCTCGAGGAGGCCGCGGACGCCTACCGCGAACTCGAAGGCGGCCACGTGCGGGGCAAGATCGTGGTGACCGTGTGAGTGCCGGGACCTCGCTCCTCCTCAGTCTGTAGGGAAGCAGTCCACTCCGAAAACAGGGTCGTTGGTCGGGCCCGAGGGTGTGGCCAGTTCGAGCGCGAGTAGCTCGATCTCGCTTCGTGTTGCGGCGTCATCGACCTCCACCCCATTGTCGCGTAGGCAGTCGATGATGCCTTGGCGGTCCACGCGTTCCCAGTGGTCTTGCTCGATTGCGGCGTTCTTCGGCTGCCATATGTAGAGCTGCTCAGCGAGTGAGCTGTAGCGGGTGGCGCACTCGTCCATCACGGCCTGACTCGCGTCACTGCCCAGCGCCGTCGACTCGGTGATCGCATAGCTGGGAACGGGAAATCCGTAGGTGTCGAGCGGATCCTGCCAGTGAGCCTGCAGCCCCTGCTTCTCCACGCACTCGAAGTTCAACTCGATGAGGCCTGTGACGTCGGCCCAGGTGAGTTCGCCTGACGGCGCCGCCGATTCCAACACCTGCTGTTGCTCCTCGCCGATGGTTTGGAATTCGCCGGTCTGCTCGAAGTACGCCACCCATGACGAGATTGACGAGCCAGAAGTAGGCGCGGCGGAAACCGCCGTACGAGGTGATGAGCACGCCGCAACGCTGATTCCTAGAGCGACCACAGCGCCAATTGCCAGGGCACGCATTCCTGCGTTGCGTGCAAAGTCCGTCATTGCGCACACATCCCACGCGTCCTCAGGCTCCGTGCGCTACCGACGCTAACGAGTTGTTGCAGAGCTCGCGCGCTGAGGTTGTACAAGATCGCGGCTACACCGCGCCGAGCGGCTCCGCTTGGGCATGGTCCGCGACCTTTCCAGACGTGCGCCTCGTGACTGCCCACCCCGCGAGCGCGAACATGACTCCCGGCACGCAGAGCGCGAGCCCGAGCCAGGTTGGGGCGAGGTAACCCCACCCCGCGGCAATCGCGGCTCCGCCGAGGAACGCACCGAGCGAGTTGCCGAGGTTGAGGGCCGAGTGGTTCACCGCGGCGGCCATGGTCTGGGAGTCGCCCGCGACGTCCATGAGTCGGGTCTGGATCGCGGGCGAGA
It encodes:
- a CDS encoding MFS transporter, coding for MTEPLDPIPQDAEPEAYATELPHGHTSLWRNRPYVALLTGETVAAVGVEIAQVAIPIIAVTYLVATEFEIGVLGMAEGIAFLLLSLPVGAWVDRVSRRRVMIGANIVRGLAMAAIPIMYFNFRESFDVPQLMVIALIISAAAVFFDTAYMSIVPALVSRDQLGDANSRLQISSETARAAGPGLGGLLAKAISAAWLPLAATFGYLVSAFAIWRIPADEPPPRAHDSKFLAEIREGIEFVFRNQYIRPVVLATTASNLFGTVAYTMIPVLLLRQLGLGPASYGLMLTISSVGGIAGAFSAPWWIKRFGEGKSIPATYIFASVPLFMMAASFAMPRPAAIAVVAVAGFWGSAASSPSTWSRCRCGRSSRRRACSRA
- a CDS encoding MFS transporter gives rise to the protein MSAVAVGLQIYDMTESTFMVGLVGGVALVPMIIAGLWGGVLADVFDRRRVLIISALVAWASVLGLVALSVWEAVEAGNGSHSPVWPFYVVTTINSVAGTIMMTTRGSVVGRILPPDMISRANALNGISFGTMLTVGPALAGILAASVGLPWTFAVDAVLFSAGFLGIWTLPSLPRLGEPVEAGWHVLVEGMEFLRKSPNIRLSFIVDIIAMTFGRPYVLFPALGATVIGGGSLTVGALTAAGAVGTALTSVFSGPVARIHRHGVAIARAITVYGAFVLLFGVGAYWMTRVDHHPGNGWGGIYWPALLILAFAMAGMGASDEVSAIFRGSMIIQAAPDEMRGRLQGVFIVVVTGGPRIGDLYAGIFATAAALWCPPLFGGLIIIGLIAVLTRVQRGWREYDARTPTP
- a CDS encoding NADP-dependent oxidoreductase, which encodes MRAITYAEFGDLSVLQLSDIPEPTPGPDEVIVEVKAVGLNPVDWKARQGYLEGSIDTVFPAIPAWDVAGVVTRLGADTPEFEVGDEVFAYARKDVLHGGMLAEKAAVPVRALAKKPRSLSFVEAAAVPLAGLTALRTVRRAHVEAGDRVLIHNGSGGVGSFAIQLAIAAGATVTATASERNHDYVRSLGATPITYGDGVADRALDVHPEGYDVVLDYIGKEAVEASAPLLRSGSRLVTIAAGKSAIELGGSVVWVRPDSAALGELAELIDEGKVRVEVARTYPLEEAADAYRELEGGHVRGKIVVTV